The Falco biarmicus isolate bFalBia1 chromosome 7, bFalBia1.pri, whole genome shotgun sequence genome contains the following window.
GCGACAGGAGCGacagcccccccgccgccgccgcctccgccgcctcCAGCCGCGGGATGATGCGCAGCGGCTCGCCGCCCGTGTGCATCTCCACCGTCTGCAGCACCAGGCCCGAGGGCGAGTGCGGCGGCAGCCGCCGCCCCGCACGGCCTCCGTCACCTCcgtcgccgccgccgccctccgccGCCATCGCCCtcggcccggcggggcgggcgcagGCGGGGCGGGCGCAGGCGGGGCCGGGCGCAGGCGGGGCCGGGCGCAGGCGGGGCCGGGCGCAGGCGGGGCCGGGCGCAGGCGGGGCCGGGCGCAGGCGGGGCCGGGCGCAGGCGGGGCCGGGCGCAGGCGGGGCCGGGCGCAGGCGGGACACGCCCCCGGGGCGGAGCACCCCGGCCCCGCCTATGGCCGCGCTCACGGGCACTGCGAGCCCGCCCTCGCGCCTGCCCACGCCCGCGCCGCTGGGCGAGTCGCGCCGGAAGCGGAGGTGACGCGTCCGGATGTAGTTCGGGGGAGccggaggggctggggctgggttaCCGGGATGTTCCGCTCCGGTAGgacggggcgggccgggggcacCGAGCCTGGCGGTACCGGGCTGGGAGTAGGGATGGGGACGGAGATGCGGGGGTTACCAGCGGCTGGAGCGGGCCGGGGGTGGCGACCGGGGCCTCTCGGCTGCGGGGGAGCCGCGGTTGGcgaggcggggcgggccggcccGGGGCGTCTCGGAGCGCCACGGTAATGTGGGCTGCGCTCTCTCCGCAGCTGTGGACATCCAGCCCGCCTGCCTCGGGCTGTACTGCGGCAGGACCGTCCTGTCGGTCAACGGCTCCGTGGAGACCTACGGGGACTGCGGGGTAAGTACGGCGCGGGCAAGGCtcggcctggggagggggcatgGCCCCGGTCCCTCCCGGTAAGCAGCGCCGCAGCCCAGCTCCGAGATGCCTTGGGGATCACGTGAGGATGAGGGCTCCAAAGGGTGGCCGGAGCTCCCTTACCaaaagcaggagctgctcagtGAAATGAGCTGAGCGGAGGGGCAGTGAAGGCTAGAAGAGAACAGGATGGTGTGGAGAGCTGTGCTGGAATCACTCTGCCCACTGACTTTTTTGGAGTATTAAGGGAGAGCAAGATCCAGGGAGGCTGGGATGTATGGGGAGCAAGATACTCTTGGGGGCAGTGGCAGTGAGCTGCCTGATGGGTGAGGTTAGCGATGAAAGGGAGGAGGTGTGACAGCAGGTGAGGAAAACAAAGTCTTGACTGAAGccttttaaacatattttacatttgtttatattaaaaagcaagagCCAGAGGGAGCAAGCTGTACGCTCAGAAGTTGCTGAGGTCAATGTTTCATATCTTAAAAAATCTGATGCGTTTCTTGCCCCAGCACTACTTCAAGCTGTTTTTCCAGGAACTGCAGTGACTTGTTATTGGTACTCAGATGCTTTGTCTCTCCTTTTTGTAGGTATGCCCTAGAGGTCAAAGAACTGATGACAACAAAATTTGCAGGGAATGTATGGGATCTCCGGACCGCTATGACTGGCTGTACCTTGGCTTCATGGCCATGCTTCCCCTGGTTTTACACTGGTTCTTTATTGAATGGTACTCAGGAAAAAAGAGGTGTGTATACCCCTTCTTCAGataagttatttaaaaatggaaatcttGTATCCAGATCTCGTGAGTGATCAATCTGAGATGCTGAATTGAACTGTCCACTTTATGCAGTTGGTTGAGCTGATACAGTAGCCCATAAGCTTTGGGCagctggggttggggggtgggggggcgtgGTTTAGTTACAAATCTAAGAGTCTTGCAGGTTCTTCTTGCCAGTCACTACTCTCAGGGCATGGTCTGTATCTCTTTAACATGGTGGTGCCCAGCCCATCAGGCAAGTTGGGCTGGATTCCGTTCCCCAGTagcaggcaggagcagtgcCTTGTGTCATCCCCTCTCTCCCAGGCCAGACTTAACACCTGCAGAGAGGCCCCAGCCACTAGTGCTACGCACCTGCAATGAGAGAATGGGTTTGAGTTTTCTCTTCAGGAATATGTATATGGGGTTTGGGTCCTGACAGCATAGCTGATGTAACCTTTATGTCAGCATGGTGCATCAAGGAAGTTCTGTAAAAAGGGGTTTGAAACCACAGCTGCATGTAGCCATTAGGTGTTAGACTGGACCTGTTAAGAAGCACTGACTCTGGAGTGTActaaacactgaaaacataGAGGACAGAGAGAGTTTAATATATTAATGTATACTGTCTTTAACAAGGGCTTGCAgctttgaaaattttgtttatATCATACGTAATATTATCCCTTCTGAGATGTGTGGTGTCTTAtcatcactgctgctttctttgaaaCTGCAACAGCCTGAGTGGTGTTGTCCCTCACCTGACAGGATGTTTATGCTACAGCAAGCTTTCATTTAAGAAGCTGGGATGTTGTTCAATCAAATTTTACACACTACATCATCTGAGATAGTAAATGAGTTTTCACATTCAGcttcaaatactttttattcAAGCAGAGTTGTCATAACCTTGGTCACAGTGATTATTAACTCTGTAAAGGTTCTGTACTGCATGGCTCTCCACTTTTCAGTGGGCATTTGGATTTCCTATAGTGTCAGCAAAATAGTAGTAAATCTCTCTCCTTCCACAGTTCCAGCGCGTTGTTGCAGCATGTCACCGCCTTGTTTGAGTGCAGCATTGCAGCAATTGTTACCCTGCTTGTCAGCGACCCTGTCGGCTCTCTGCGTATCCGCTCCTGCAAGGTGAAGAAGCTTTCGGATTGGTACACGATGCTTTACAACCCAAGTCCTGACTACATCACCACAGTGCACTGCACCCATGAAGCGGTCTACCCCCTGTGAGTGTAAAGGCTTTCGTACTCCTGTCTGCCCCTTCCTTTTGCACAAGTGTGTTTCTGGCTGTGCCTCTTCTCAAAGCTGCAAAAACAGTTCAGGTATAACTCGGACCAATGAGTATCAATCCCCTGAAGTCTTTCAGGCATTGAGTTGTTTTATGCATGAAACACTTAGCAACACCTAATCACTTTCTGAGTCCCCAAAGAAGGTGGCATAGTCCAGGCTATTTAGCTGTGAAGCataagacctttttttttttttttttttttttcctcccattgcTTCATCTTGACCATTTCCTCTAGGAAAATTGAGCCCATCATTCTGTGTTTACATCCTTTGTAAATTCTTTAGACTTGATGACTATAACCCCAAATTCCCTGGTTCTGAATTGAGTCTGCAGGGCAAAACTGCaaattttaaggattttttggttttccttttttttttttcaggtacaCCATTGTGTTCATATATTACGCCTTCTGTCTTGTGTTAATGATGCTACTTCGGCCTCTTCTGGTTAAGAAAATTGCCTGTGGTTTAGGAAAGTCTGATcgatttaaaagcatttatgcAGCACTCTACTTCTTCCCTATCCTCACCGTGCTTCAGGCTGTTGGCGGAGGCCTGCTCTGTGAGTTCTAACAATGCTAATAAACATACCTATAAGCACACACTAATACGTGACTTACGGGAGGGAAGGGACATGTTACTCGCTTTGAGAATAAGGACATTGTTTAAGGTTATTGCGAGGGGTCTCACCTGAAAAGGTTGCTCATTCGCAGCCCTGTCCTAACCAGGCTCCTGACTAACACTGCTTTGCCTCTGCCAGTGCTGCTAGAGACTGTCCCTTTCCCAGAAAGGGAACAGAGGCGGGATGAGAGGAAATTACTTCAGAGGGAGTCTGTTCTACTTTCTGCTAAGGTAGAGTTTGCCTGATTTCAGAGATGGATTACAGGTTTGGGGAGatctgctggtttttgtttAGTTCCAGCATATTTGTCACATGAAGGGGACAAGTGCCACAAATTCCCACTCAGCCTGACTACTTTCCTCAAGTGATTTAAGTGTACAGTAACTCCACCTAGAAAAAGTTTGAAAACCTAAGACAGAAGTGTTAAATAGCTGTGCGTGGGTGACCCTTACTGCTGTGCATGTTTGGGATGATAAGAGCTGGGCTATAGTAGCTTAGTTTACCTCACACACATGGTTATATGTGGAAAAACTGCTGAAATGTGTATCATGCATTCTTTTTCCTGCTAATGTGTTCGATGTTTGCCTTTAGATTATGCCTTTCCATACATCATACTGGTGTTGTCTTTGGTTACACTGGCTGTGTACATGTCTGCTTCTGAAGTGGAGGTAGGTAAACATGTTCCCTGTGTTCAAACTTGTAATATAAAATACTTGAATGAGCAGAGACCGCTTTGTCTCTTGCCTTTTCTTAGCAGTGTATTCTGCATTTAAGCCCCTTCCTTTACAATTTCTCCTAGCTGGAGGAAGCTCCTGCGAGACTTCTCTCTTGTAGTGCACTGAGAAACTGTGTTACGTGCTGGAAAGGCTTAAACCCAGGAGGCTTCATAGTCTTTGTGTGCTACCTCGGGCACTAGGTAACAGGCTGAATGCTAACAGGGTactgtgtttattttgcaaGTCTTTCAAGGATCTTCTTGTCAGGAAGAAAAGGCTTGTCGTCCTCTTCAGTCACTGGTTACTTCATGCCTATGGAATCATCTCCATTTCCAAACTGGATAAGCTTGAGCAGGACCTGCCACTGCTTGCCTTGGTACCTGCACCTGCCCTTTTCTACTTACTGACAGCGAAGTACACTGAGCCATCGCGCATACTCTCAGAAGGTGGAAATGGACATTAAAAGGAGCCTGTGCCAACAATGCTGTCCTAACGGTCTGGATTAAGCAATTTTAGTGCTTGTTATGCTTTGgaaacttctgttttaaaagaagttatttaTGTACAAGACTTCTAAGGTGAAACACCTCTAAGTGAGACTGTATAATATTAAAAAGCTGCACTTTGTATTCTTCATAAGTATCTGGAATAGATCAAAGGGAATGTCTTTGTATCTATTTATCACTGTGAATCTGTATAAAAAGCTTGTGCTACATTCTAGTACAGCGGTTTgcttatatgtatttatttcctaaTACAATATTTTAGGTGTTTGAATAAAACAATAGAGCCTGGGTTTTGATAGACTTTCAAAAAAACAATTAGAGCAGAAATATACCACAGAGGCTGGTTTTTTCATCACATACCCTGTTCTAGCTGCCACAAGTGGAAAAAGACATTTGTCTTCCTtccatcaaaaaataaaacatgttgaGCATGATTTCTCATGATGCTTTAGTCTGAGTGCTAGgtagaaggaaaggaaatgcattGTAGAGTTCTCTATAAAGTATAGTTTATGCTCTGCTGGCTTCATGTATGGAGACATGTTCCTGGAGATGATTAAACAGTAGTATCTTTCCTACTAAATCAATTTTCTATATATTTCCATCTAAGATCAGactaaagattttcttttcctggtagTTGCCAGCAGACCACTTGCTGTGGGGGTAAGGCTGCGATGAATCGCTTAACTACAGTGGGTGAAGCCATCTCTGCACCTTTCAGCACGTCCTGTGAGGATGCTTTATGCCTGTTTCATTCGTTTATCAGCAGGACCAACAGCTCACGCCTCTCCCTGTGTGGCCATGGCAATACCCATactacagcaacagcagcagagctgagaggAACAGCCCTTTGCAAGGTATCATGATAGGAACTAGTGGAATGACTGAAGTGCAAAACCATCACAGACTTAATAAAAGAGAACTGGAGATTCTTTATCTCCTTAAAGAGATAGATACTGTTATCTCTGCTCTACATTCATCAAAATCTCTATGTGAACACCTTGATAAAAATTGCTAAAAATTCTGAGGCTGTTCACAAGTGAGGTTTTGGCCTTCTTGAAGCCAAATATCCACCGGCAGACTCTAGTCTCTGTATTGTATAGGAAGATACCCAAAGCATGTATCCTGTGTATGCATCACCAGTAACTTAGTGTTACGGAGGGTCTAGAAGAAGCTGcatgcagagcagtgctgaaGGTCTGGCCACTGAGGGAAGAGTAATAGAAAGATCTCAGCTCAAACTCTTCCTGCGGTATGGATCATTGGCTGTAGCAGTGCAAATAACGGCGTGTATTTCTCCATTTAAGCGGGACAGTAATGCCTTTGTTATTCTGTTACTGCTAAACATtgcccctgccagcagctcagggGCTTTGAGGGGTGTCACCTGAATCAGGCTGCCTCGAGATGTCGCTCTCCCCTTTCTCCACAGAAGGTTTGATTTGGTCACATGTGATACGCCTTTcctgataactttttttttttttttttttaactgtgaaatGCCAGTTGACAGGTTCACTGCTTCTCAAAATCATCTGCTAGGTCTTACATGCAGAATTAAGGTTTTATTTAGGGATTAAGGAAATAATTGATCTTCCTAAGGAAATCAAGTGCTGTCTATACTGCTATGTACAATATGTTATTTGCAGACACAATAATATAGAGGGCAGCTCCAAAACTATGGTTTTAAAACTCATGATAAAATACCATTTCCATAACTGACTGTATCATAGGcgtattttttctttaagatgccCTAAACACAGTTTTGTGTCTACATGTGCCCAGCTGTCACATCAGTACAGGCATGGTGGGcgtgtgagaaaaaaaaaaaaaaaggattttcaaagGCGCAGTACTAAGGGCTGTGCATTTTATGTGCATTTCCATGTATGGAGTATATGTATTAGGTTTAAATGTTGGGCTATtatcttgtttttaaaacaaaagtaacaaCCACCACCAGGTAACATTAGCTGTAGTAAAGAGTACACCTTTTGCTAAGTCTAGCAAATCCCGTGTTAATTTTGAAGGCTGCAGAATGAGGGACTACTACAAGCAGAGCTTATAGGAAGGCAGTGCACCCCATGGACCTTGCATGGCATACCCAAACACTGACCTTCCTGCTGGGCTCCAGTGCTTTAGCCTTCAGCAAAACCTGgaatgtaaaatacaaattaataaagtatttttatcaTCCTCTcattagcattaaaaaaaaaaaaaagtaacagcagcCGAAGAGTTAGGTAGGTGCAGCTAGATAAAGACATGTGGTTTGGAATGACAAAGCAATGTTTTCATGTGATACCCTTGTGAAGAAACCCACCCTGCATGtcacacagaaaataatgacGGGCGCTGGCTTTCCGATGAAGCAGAATTCGCTTCTGCTGTATGTTCACCACCCTTACCCTCTCTGCCTGACTTCTTTCCAGGGACATTCCCTTCCTCTGTAAATTCATTATTCCTCTTCCTGGTTTCTTGTCATGTCACCCAAACCCAATGATTTCCACGTAGCCGTATGCCATAGCTTTTCAGCTTTAATATGTATAAACCCAACATTTTATAACAAGACAATTGTCAAACAGTGAGCAGACCTGTGACTACAAATGAGATCTCTGCAAACCAACAAGTAAAGCAGATACCTATAGGGTTTGAGTTAAAAGGAAGCTTTGAAACAAGTAATCTGTATGTGCCTAGGACCCCTGTGTAATATCACCCCTCCCCAAGACAAGAGTATAGAATGTTGTTCGTTTGAATGGAAACAGCAGTACAAATTGCCTACATGTAAAATTCTAATTTTACATAAACATTAACTAACCATATCATCCCCACAGCAATAACCATGCAACCACAAGCTGCAGGAGTTGGGGGTCTGTTAGTTTTATTTATCCTTTGTGGAAAAGCACATATTTCTGGAAAGATCAGCAATGCTCAGGCTATTTTACATCTTCCTCACTGTTATCACAACACTTTAGAAAGTGGAAGTTAAAGATGGTAATATCCTGGCTGTGTTATAAAGCATTCCTAGTTCTTCTAATAAATGTACCACTAGGTCTCGATCTTCAGCAGGGTGATCAGGTACAGCACAGCTGTACTACTTCTGTTTTATCACAAACTGCTAAAGCATTAGCATATtctgggatttaaaaaaaagaaaatgtttagtGTATCTTATCCATTCTAGATTTTTTCGCAAACAGAGAATCCAAACCTTCCAGATTATGTTGTAGCCTGCTATTAATATCCCCAATCTTTTCCTCTCGTTGTCGAATTTTTGTTGTTAGAGCTATCACTGCATTCAGTATTTCCTGCTCATTCTCCAGAAATTCCTGTAAAGACagagtagaatttttttttcttaaaaggaaaacaaaaaaccctcacgAAATCTTAAGAAACTTGTTTTATCTTGTTTTCCCACAGCTTGACTGGCTGCCAGAGCTGTAGCTCTGCAGGAAGTTTTTCATTAATTGCACAATCATTGCataaaaaaggcaaagtttGCCTTTCTACTGAAATAACTGGTGTAAAAATTTCTTACACGATAGTTTGGTTTAATTCCTGTTCAAAGTGAAGGCCAtcttccactggaaaaatattacAAGGCTGATAAGCTCAATTTAGAACAGCAAGAATATTATTAGGTAGAGGTTTAAGAAAGGCTTGAATATAAGACCAgcaaaaggaacaagaaaaattatttatatagcCATGACTTTATACAATGCTGGAAAATACATGATTATTACCTTACCCCGTGTGACTTCAAGGATTGTAGTGCCTTATttgcaaaatgcaattttagTTTTTACATGGTAAGTGAACTATATTTATGCAAACAAGCACAATAGAAAACTAAAATTCACCTTTTGAGGAAAGCTCTCCTCTGACCATCCTTCCAGAAGATCTACAACAGAGTTAACAGTTAAAATGTGGTGGATTGCTGTGCCAAAAAATCATAAGGactgaaagatgtttttttaaaaaagtaacttttttttgttttggagtaGTTATTAACATGTTACTATGGAGCTTTGTTAGGTCATTCAGGATTTTGCCTGTTGCTTCTTGTCgttttctgcttcagaattCATtgcaaaaatatcttcttttatCTGCACATTGCACTGTGAAAAAGAATTACAAATTAATACTTGccacagttttcaaaatgaTTTCCAAACAGTTTCACTGTTTCTAAAAGAATAAACTGAGTTTTAGCTTATGGAAATACAAAGGTTAATGAATTTCTCTGGACATGCTGTCTTTCAACAACAGCATCCATTTCATCTTGTTGAACAAATTTTAACAGTTGCCAAAACCAACACAAGCCAGCTATGTCTGTGCTACCAAATGAAATGGATGAGGATGCTGAGAACAGCCAGAGCAGCACACGTCACGCGCAAACAAGGAAACCCTTCCTCACTCGCTCCCCAGAACAGGATGGGCTCATTCCATGGGATCAGCTGTATGAGTACCCAGCTTGTACTGTCCCATGTTTGGCTGAAATGCATGAAGACAGCCCAGGTCAGGCGCCATAAAAAGCATTTGTGCAATACAGGCATCAGCAAAATCAGAGCTTCTTGGCTTCTGCTAGTGCATTGAACATAAGGGGAAGTATCTTTGTAGCCTAATCAAGAGCTTTCTTCCCGAAACAAGCCTTTGTTTCCATAAGGTATAATCGGATAACGCTGCAGAGTAGCTGGTACCTAGCACCTGCGGCGCTAGCGTGGGCAGATTCAGGCAGCTGCCCTTGCAGCAGTAGAGCTCGGTGCTTGCAGGCAGCAAACCGTGCAAAACACTTTTACTTCATGTGTTCTACAGGGAAGGATATTCTACTATGCTGATAGCCTAGGGAC
Protein-coding sequences here:
- the JKAMP gene encoding JNK1/MAPK8-associated membrane protein, yielding MFRSAVDIQPACLGLYCGRTVLSVNGSVETYGDCGVCPRGQRTDDNKICRECMGSPDRYDWLYLGFMAMLPLVLHWFFIEWYSGKKSSSALLQHVTALFECSIAAIVTLLVSDPVGSLRIRSCKVKKLSDWYTMLYNPSPDYITTVHCTHEAVYPLYTIVFIYYAFCLVLMMLLRPLLVKKIACGLGKSDRFKSIYAALYFFPILTVLQAVGGGLLYYAFPYIILVLSLVTLAVYMSASEVESFKDLLVRKKRLVVLFSHWLLHAYGIISISKLDKLEQDLPLLALVPAPALFYLLTAKYTEPSRILSEGGNGH